A single Capra hircus breed San Clemente chromosome 13, ASM170441v1, whole genome shotgun sequence DNA region contains:
- the LOC108637380 gene encoding translation initiation factor IF-2-like has protein sequence MLAGRLWSKVLAEELGAGREKGGPARAGPGEGSALAGGGWTRWRAPAGVQTIPARRAKLHLGLAGPRRGSPRLQAGDRPPGRTSRHPPRPPPPPPPGPERLFALAGFLLPRYPTPDSGWKGGTVRPRVKRLGGAEETVAGGDRAPGAPAQTPGSHRRRGKPGRFGYRGRATPPPRFPLSPRRTPGSGNPRLLGASGIVRFGVTPGDLSPRFGGRGASPKLAG, from the coding sequence ATGTTGGCAGGAAGACTCTGGTCAAAGGTTTTGGCGGAAGAACTAGGGGCGGGACGCGAGAAAGGCGGCCCAGCGCGCGCGGGCCCCGGTGAGGGCTCCGCTCTAGCGGGTGGCGGCTGGACGCGGTGGCGCGCCCCGGCTGGGGTACAGACGATCCCCGCGCGCCGTGCAAAGCTGCACCTCGGGCTTGCGGGCCCGCGCCGGGGGAGTCCCCGCCTCCAAGCTGGAGACCGGCCTCCTGGGCGCACGAGTCGtcatcccccccgccccccacctcccccgccGCCCGGGCCCGAGCGCTTATTCGCCCTAGCTGGTTTCCTACTTCCCCGCTATCCCACCCCGGACTCTGGGTGGAAAGGTGGCACTGTGAGGCCGAGAGTCAAACGCCTGGGCGGGGCGGAAGAGACAGTGGCGGGGGGAGACCGGGCGCCAGGCGCGCCCGCGCAGACCCCGGGGAGCCATCGCCGCAGAGGGAAGCCCGGGCGCTTTGGCTACCGCGGGCGCGCGACGCCTCCTCCCCGCTTTCCGCTCAGTCCCAGGCGCACCCCCGGCAGTGGCAATCCCCGGCTGCTTGGGGCGAGCGGCATCGTCAGATTTGGGGTAACCCCGGGCGACCTCAGCCCGAGGTTCGGAGGGAGAGGCGCCTCTCCGAAACTGGCAGGTTGA